The Teredinibacter sp. KSP-S5-2 genomic interval GGATATAGAAGTGTTTTTGAAACAGGTTAAGTAGAACATCCTTCGACCACGGGTACAGATCGTCATCGCACAATGTCTGGATTAAGTCGTATTCCTTTAGCTCAGAAACTTCCTTGAGCATCTCATATATGCGGGAAAACGTCTGGAGAATGTGTGTCTGGGTAAAAGCAGTGATAGCACGCACCTGTCGTTTTGGCGTCAGGCACGTATTTCGCTAGGCCTGACGATTAGCCTGTTGTTGTAAGAGTAGTTTAATTTCCGCGAGTTCGTTTTTGATAGTATCCAGTTCTTTATGCTCGTTCTCAAACCCTTCCTGCATATGCTCCCGGTGCTCCTGCTCCATAACGTTCACCACAATACCAATAATCATATTCAAAAATGCGAACGCGGTAAAAAAGATAAACGTAATATAGTATGCCCAGCTCCATCCGTGAACAGTCATTGTCTCATACATAACATCCGTCCAATCTTCAAAAGTCATAACACGGAATAAAGTAAGAAGACTAACCGCAATATCCCCCCATAATTCGGGGTTGATTTCACTAAAGAAGGTGCTGCCCACTGCCGCATAGATATAAAAAATAATAAACATGAGCAGCACAACATAAAACAATTGAGGTAAGGCCTTGATCAGGGAAACCAGAAGCGTCCTCAATTCGGGAATAATAGAAACCATCCGCAACACACGGAAAATACGTATTAAACGACCAATTACCGCCAACTCGCTGTTATCGATAGGAATTAAGCTAACAATAACAATGGTGGTATCAAAAATATTCCAGCCATTCTTAAAGAAATCCCGTTTTCGTTCTTCACCGATAAAACGAATGGTGATCTCCACAAGGAAAATCACGGTAATTAACCAATCCAGAATATGAACGATTTGTGCCACAATTTCCGGGATATCGTAGGTCTTTACACCAACAACAATGGCAGAAAAAATAATGACAGAAACAACAAATGTTTCGAACAGGCGGTTAGAACGAACCTCGGCAAAGGTTCGGACGATTTGGCTGGCTTGCATAGAATTATGACTTCTTTTCGTTATACAAACAGTCTTGACTAAATGAGGTGAAATCCTGCTCGGTCCATTCGGAATTTGGCTTGTCGATCATGCTGTCACACCACTCTTCCGACATTCGCTTTTCCGAACAACCGAACAAACAGACTGAAGCGAAGGCAATATAGACTATGCGCGTCGCCATGTGGTTCCCTCTTTTGAATCTTCCAAAATAATATTGGCAGCAGTGAGTTGCTCACGAATTTCATCCGCTTTGCCCCAATCTTTATCCAGTTTGGCTTGTTGGCGCGCCTGAATAAGTGCTTCCACATCTTCCGCACTGATCTCGTCACCAGTGGCGGCCTGTAACACGTCATCCGCAGCTTGCTGCAAAATTCCCAAAGGTTCAGCAAGCGCTTTTAACAAAGCCACTTTAGGTTCGGCTTCTGCACTGTCTTTAGCTGAATTGATTTCTCGAACCAATTCGTACATGGTGGCAATAGCGATACTGGTATTGAAGTCATCGTTCATGGCTTCAATGTATTTTTTACCTTCTGTGGTTTGGCTGGCTGCAGCCCAATCCAAAGCGTGTACCGAATCGTAACCACGTAGCGCATTATAAAAACGCTCCAAACCATTTTTGGCTTCAATCAGATTTTCTTCCGAATAATTAATCGGACTGCGATAGTGGCTGTTAATTAACAGGAAGCGTACAACTTCTGGATGATAGTTTTGCAACACATCACGAATGGTAAAAAAGTTGCCTAACGATTTAGACATTTTCTCGCCATCCACGCGCAACGCGCCAGCATGCATCCAATAGTTGGCATACTGACAACCATTTGCCGCTTCGCTCTGGGCAATTTCATTTTCGTGATGAGGGAAAGGCAAATCCGGCCCGCCACCGTGGATATCCAGAGTTTCGCCCAGGCAGGCTTTACTCATTGCGGAACATTCAATATGCCAACCGGGACGCCCTTTGCCCCATGGAGACTCCCAATAAGCCTCACCTTCTTTCGCGGATTTCCAAAGCACGAAATCTCGCGGGTCTTCTTTTGCATCTTCAACGGAAATACGCGCGCCTGCCAATAATTCTTCAGAGTTTTTGTTGGTTAACTTGCCGTAACCTTCAAATTTGGCGACACGATAATACACATCACCATTTTTAGCCTGATAGGCATAGCCTTTGTCTTCCAATGCCTGGATAAGAGCAAGAATATCGTCCATATGTGCGGTGGCACGAGGTTCACTGTTGGGACGAATAATTCCCAAACGAGTTTCATCCTCCACCATCGCCTCAGTAAAACGCTGAGCCAACGCGGAAAACTCTTCGCCGTTTTCATTTGCACGTTTTAATATTTTGTCATCAATATCCGTGACGTTACGAATATAGTTTACATCCCAGCCTTGCTTGCGCAGGTAGCGAGTAATAAAGTCAAACGCAATCAGAACACGTGCATGACCAATGTGACAGTAGTCGTACACCGTTATGCCACACACATACATATTAATTTTGCCTGGCACCAAAGGTTTAAACACTTCTTTTTTACCGGACAAGGTGTTGTATAACGAAAAATCTACTGCGTTTGACTTACTCATTGATTAAACCTAGCTCTATACTTTTATATTTCTTAACACAATTTACACAAGCCAAGGGTTTGCTTGTATGTATTTGGCCTCTATTTATTCTCTTCCTTGGTCCAGCTGTCTTTTAACCCAATGGTTCGGTTAAAAACCAAACCTTCGGCTTTGGCATCACGACAGAAATACCCTTCGCGCTCAAATTGATAACCTTGCTCTGGCTCTGCCGCTAATAATCCCTTTTCTCCTTTACAGTTTTGCAAGGTCACCAAACTTTCGGGATTAATACAGGCCATATAATCTTTACCACCCGCGTCTGGAGCTGGATCAGTAAATAAACGGTCATACAACCGAACGGTAAATTCTGCACAATCGTGGGCGGCAACCCATTGAATAACACCTTTTGGCTTTACACCATCTTCCGGGTTTTTACCCAAGGTTCCTTCGATAATGCGTGCACGCACTTCCACAATATTGCCCGCGTCATCTTTAATCGCTTCATCCGCTTCAATTACATAGGCGTTACGTAATCGAACCCGTTTACCTAACACCAAGCGCTTATATTTTTTATTGGCTTCTTCCCGAAAATCCTCCTGATCAATATACACTTCATGACCAAATGCCAATTCACGTTCAGGCAAATCTTCCCGGTTGGGGTGACCAGGCGCAGAGAGCAATTCGGTTTTGTCTTTCGGATAGTTGGTCAACACCACTTTCAATGGCTTAAGCACACACATTGCTCGTGGTGCGTTTTTATCCAGGTCATCACGAATAGCGTGCTCCAACATGGCAATATCCACCACGCCATCAGATTTGGTCACGCCGATCATGTCGCAGAACTTCCGAATCGATGCCGGGGTATACCCTCTGCGGCGATAACCCGCGATAGTAGGCATTCTCGGATCGTCCCAGGATTCCACCACGCCTTCATCGACCAGATTCTTCAGTTTTCGTTTAGATGTAACGGTGTAGTTCAGGTTTAATCGACCAAACTCATACTGTTTTGGTTTGCTGGGCACAGGCAGATTTTCGATAAACCACTCATACAGCGGTCGATGGTCGGCAAACTCAAGAGTACAAATAGAATGTGTCACCCCTTCAAGGGCGTCTTCCTGACCGTGAGCAAAATCGTAACTTGGGTAAATACACCATTTATCACCGGTTTGGTGGTGATGCTTTTTACGGATTCGATAAAGAATCGGGTCACGCATATTGATATTGCCGTGGGCCATATCAATTTTTGCACGCAATACTTTCGCCCCTTCCTCGAACTCACCGTTTTTCATTCGCTCTAACAAATCCAGATTTTCATCTGCGCTGCGATCACGATAAGGCGAATTTTTCCCCGGCTCGGTTAAGGTTCCACGATATTCACGTGCTTCCTCAGGTGATAAATCACAAACATACGCTTTACCTTCGCGAACCAGGTGCTGAGCCCATTCATAGAAGGTGTCAAAGTAATCCGACCCATAACGGATATCACCAGCCCATTTAAAGCCAAGCCATTCCACATCGCTCTGGATGGCATCAATGTATTCCTGGCTTTCTTTCTCGGGATTGGTGTCATCAAAACGTAAGTTGCATTGACCGCCAAAAGTTTCGGCAAGACCAAAATTCAAGCAGATGGACTTAGCATGGCCGATATGCAAATAGCCGTTAGGTTCAGGTGGAAATCGAGTGACCACATTTGTGTGCACGCCGTCCTCAAGGTCTTTCTTGATAATTTGTTCAAGAAAATTTAGCGGCCTTTCTGAGGTCGCTGCCGCAGTAGAATCATTACTCATAGAAAGTGCTTAACTTATACGATGGTTATTTGAGCGGTTTCGTCCGCAAAGCAAAGGGCGTATTATAGCGACCTCCTTGTGTCTGCACAGTGGAATTACACATTCTTAGACCGATAACGCACTATAAGGCTGTTAAATGATTACATTGCATACAAATTTTGGTGATATCACGCTTGAACTTGATTTCGACAAAGCCCCGAAAACTGCGGCAAACTTCAAACAATACGCAGAAGACGGCTTTTACGATGGAACCATATTCCACCGAGTGATCAATAACTTCATGATCCAGGGTGGTGGTTTCGACGCGGACATGAGCCAAAAATCCACTCGCGATCCAATCGAAAACGAAGCGGACAATGGCCTTAGCAATGACGTTGGCACTATCGCTATGGCGCGAACAATGGACCCTCACAGCGCTTCAGCTCAATTTTTTATCAACGTAAAAGACAATGACTTCCTCAATTTCAAATCCAAGGATATGAATGGCTGGGGATATTGTGTTTTCGGTAAGGTCACTGACGGCATGGACGTAATTAACAAAATCAAAGAAGTTGCGACAGGCAGCCGCGCAGGACACCAAGACGTTCCTGTGGAAGCCGTACTTATTGAAAAAGTCTCCGTAGCCTAAGGCTTGTCTAGAATCAGGATCGTTAGTAGAAACACTATGACCACATACTTCATCTCCGACCTACATCTCTCCGAAGCCACCCCCAAGCTGTACGAGGCATTCTGTTCATTTGTCGATTCCATCGCCAAGGACGCGGATGCACTCTACATACTCGGTGATTTCTTTGATGCGTGGGTCGGCGATGACGATGATTCTGAAATATGCCAAACGGTTAAGAAGCAATTGAAACAGTATACCGATGCCGGATTAACTATCTATTTTATGGTCGGCAATCGGGACTTTTTGCTGGGCGAAACCTTTGCCCAGCAAACAGGTGTTACCTTGCTGGAAGACCCAAGCATCGTTGAAATTGAAGGCCAAACCCTGATGCTTATGCACGGAGACAGCCTTTGCATCGATGATTTCGAGTATATGCAATTCCGTGCGCAGGTTCGCAATCCACTTTGGCAACAGCAAGCATTGGCCATGCCTCTGGAACAACGCCGAGCTATCGCTGCACAGATGCGTAATCAAAGTAAGACCATGAACAGCAATAAAGCGGAAGACATCATGGACGTAAATAACAATACTGTTATTAACTTACTTGCCGCAAAAAATGTTTTTACCCTTGTTCACGGCCATACCCACCGACCCGATGTACACACCATAGAAATGCCAGGTATGAAGGCAAAACGTTATGTACTGGGCGACTGGGGTGATAAAGGTTGGTACATCAAAGCGGAAAATGGCGAATTAGAACTCGTGAGTTTCGATATCAAATAGCAGAACAAGGTGTTACCCCTGCCCTGCTTTTAACGCCTAATTCAAATCAGAAAAAATAACATTGTAGTCAGGTGGCCCAACTTTCTTCCCTTTTGGATCATTTATCCTGGAGCCCGCACAAGTAAAGGTACTGGTCGCATCGTCATAGGGGTAAACGTAGGCCGTTGGGCAGGCGGTTTTTAAATAGGATAACCAGGGCTGAATATCCGACACCCAGTCGGGATTATTGGAGTAACAACCGTTGTCACTGCCTCCATAACCCGGACCAAGAACTTTAGGCCAGTTCCCATCGGCTTTTTTGCTCGTACCACAACCACAACAATCAGCTTTTGCCGCACTGTTATAACACGAAGCCACTCCCGTACAACCTAATAAAGCGGTATAGCTCTGACCACCTTTGGTTGTTTTTCCGCAGTGTATTGGCGCACCAAAACTGCCGTCCATGCCACAAATTTGATCCGCCGACCACCATCCGGTCGCTTCACCGCAGACATTGCCCAGTATTTCTCCTTTTACGGCATTCTGCGCTAAGCCACATACTGATCCAGAAATACCACTACAGTCGCTTGCCGTGCTGCACTCGCAGTAACCCAGAGAGTTAGGTGCCTTGCCACTTGGGCAGGTTTTTCCAGAGAAAAGACTGGGATGAACATTCTGCATGGTTGAACTGTAGTCCTTACCGGCAATGGTTGGATTGATCTTCCAATTACAGCCGCTTAAACCGCCTTTTGTCCCGTTAGCTGCGCCAGCAGTTTCGCATGAATACGGGTCATTCTTGGCGGATGCATAGGTTTCACTTGCAGGCCCCATTTGCACAGCCAGATTCACGCCATTAATAATACTCACATCATAGAAATCCGGTCCAGGTGAGCTTGCTGCTGAGGTCTGATTACTTAGCGTAAACTCCACTAACGAAACCGGCGGATTACCTCCGGTACCCGTTGGACAAGGCTTGTTCGCGGCATTCCCACACTCCCCTGTTTGGCAGTTTTGTCCGTTAGCATCACAGCCTGTTCGCGCAAACATATTGCCGCTCCATTGAAACGGTTTACTTCCATCAGGCTCCTGAAAACATAGCGTTTGCAAACCACCTTTTGCATCAATTTTTACGCCCGCATTGGTTGGCAAATTCCAGTAACAGTAATTATTGTTGGTATTACATTGGGAGACACTGCCACACGCGTTGGAATCCGTCGCGCAGGAACAGGTGCCCGCGGTGGGAGGATTTGCTCCCTGGCAAGACCCGGCTGCACCGGTTGGGCAATCTGAATCGGATAAACAGGAAATGGTACCGCCAGCAACCCCCAACCAAATATCCTGACTGCTGGAATTGGCAACGGTCATAGTTCGCTGATTACCAGGACATGGTTGATAAGCCTGAGTCTGATACGATAAAAATAAGATAGAGAAGATGAACAGATGAGTAAGACGTAATAATACGTTAGCAGACGAGTTTTTCATTAGAAACCCTTTTTGATTGATGTAAATGAAAGCGTAGTTTTCAATAGCGAGTTTGCTATAAAAAACTTTTACCATTCACATCAAACTCATCCGATTGTCATCATAAGCATTAAAATCGATTTGACCTATGATTTGA includes:
- a CDS encoding ion transporter, with the translated sequence MQASQIVRTFAEVRSNRLFETFVVSVIIFSAIVVGVKTYDIPEIVAQIVHILDWLITVIFLVEITIRFIGEERKRDFFKNGWNIFDTTIVIVSLIPIDNSELAVIGRLIRIFRVLRMVSIIPELRTLLVSLIKALPQLFYVVLLMFIIFYIYAAVGSTFFSEINPELWGDIAVSLLTLFRVMTFEDWTDVMYETMTVHGWSWAYYITFIFFTAFAFLNMIIGIVVNVMEQEHREHMQEGFENEHKELDTIKNELAEIKLLLQQQANRQA
- a CDS encoding DUF3012 domain-containing protein, which gives rise to MATRIVYIAFASVCLFGCSEKRMSEEWCDSMIDKPNSEWTEQDFTSFSQDCLYNEKKS
- the cysS gene encoding cysteine--tRNA ligase, yielding MSKSNAVDFSLYNTLSGKKEVFKPLVPGKINMYVCGITVYDYCHIGHARVLIAFDFITRYLRKQGWDVNYIRNVTDIDDKILKRANENGEEFSALAQRFTEAMVEDETRLGIIRPNSEPRATAHMDDILALIQALEDKGYAYQAKNGDVYYRVAKFEGYGKLTNKNSEELLAGARISVEDAKEDPRDFVLWKSAKEGEAYWESPWGKGRPGWHIECSAMSKACLGETLDIHGGGPDLPFPHHENEIAQSEAANGCQYANYWMHAGALRVDGEKMSKSLGNFFTIRDVLQNYHPEVVRFLLINSHYRSPINYSEENLIEAKNGLERFYNALRGYDSVHALDWAAASQTTEGKKYIEAMNDDFNTSIAIATMYELVREINSAKDSAEAEPKVALLKALAEPLGILQQAADDVLQAATGDEISAEDVEALIQARQQAKLDKDWGKADEIREQLTAANIILEDSKEGTTWRRA
- a CDS encoding glutamine--tRNA ligase/YqeY domain fusion protein — its product is MSNDSTAAATSERPLNFLEQIIKKDLEDGVHTNVVTRFPPEPNGYLHIGHAKSICLNFGLAETFGGQCNLRFDDTNPEKESQEYIDAIQSDVEWLGFKWAGDIRYGSDYFDTFYEWAQHLVREGKAYVCDLSPEEAREYRGTLTEPGKNSPYRDRSADENLDLLERMKNGEFEEGAKVLRAKIDMAHGNINMRDPILYRIRKKHHHQTGDKWCIYPSYDFAHGQEDALEGVTHSICTLEFADHRPLYEWFIENLPVPSKPKQYEFGRLNLNYTVTSKRKLKNLVDEGVVESWDDPRMPTIAGYRRRGYTPASIRKFCDMIGVTKSDGVVDIAMLEHAIRDDLDKNAPRAMCVLKPLKVVLTNYPKDKTELLSAPGHPNREDLPERELAFGHEVYIDQEDFREEANKKYKRLVLGKRVRLRNAYVIEADEAIKDDAGNIVEVRARIIEGTLGKNPEDGVKPKGVIQWVAAHDCAEFTVRLYDRLFTDPAPDAGGKDYMACINPESLVTLQNCKGEKGLLAAEPEQGYQFEREGYFCRDAKAEGLVFNRTIGLKDSWTKEENK
- a CDS encoding peptidylprolyl isomerase, coding for MITLHTNFGDITLELDFDKAPKTAANFKQYAEDGFYDGTIFHRVINNFMIQGGGFDADMSQKSTRDPIENEADNGLSNDVGTIAMARTMDPHSASAQFFINVKDNDFLNFKSKDMNGWGYCVFGKVTDGMDVINKIKEVATGSRAGHQDVPVEAVLIEKVSVA
- a CDS encoding UDP-2,3-diacylglucosamine diphosphatase translates to MTTYFISDLHLSEATPKLYEAFCSFVDSIAKDADALYILGDFFDAWVGDDDDSEICQTVKKQLKQYTDAGLTIYFMVGNRDFLLGETFAQQTGVTLLEDPSIVEIEGQTLMLMHGDSLCIDDFEYMQFRAQVRNPLWQQQALAMPLEQRRAIAAQMRNQSKTMNSNKAEDIMDVNNNTVINLLAAKNVFTLVHGHTHRPDVHTIEMPGMKAKRYVLGDWGDKGWYIKAENGELELVSFDIK
- a CDS encoding thaumatin family protein, which encodes MKNSSANVLLRLTHLFIFSILFLSYQTQAYQPCPGNQRTMTVANSSSQDIWLGVAGGTISCLSDSDCPTGAAGSCQGANPPTAGTCSCATDSNACGSVSQCNTNNNYCYWNLPTNAGVKIDAKGGLQTLCFQEPDGSKPFQWSGNMFARTGCDANGQNCQTGECGNAANKPCPTGTGGNPPVSLVEFTLSNQTSAASSPGPDFYDVSIINGVNLAVQMGPASETYASAKNDPYSCETAGAANGTKGGLSGCNWKINPTIAGKDYSSTMQNVHPSLFSGKTCPSGKAPNSLGYCECSTASDCSGISGSVCGLAQNAVKGEILGNVCGEATGWWSADQICGMDGSFGAPIHCGKTTKGGQSYTALLGCTGVASCYNSAAKADCCGCGTSKKADGNWPKVLGPGYGGSDNGCYSNNPDWVSDIQPWLSYLKTACPTAYVYPYDDATSTFTCAGSRINDPKGKKVGPPDYNVIFSDLN